Proteins encoded by one window of Collimonas fungivorans:
- a CDS encoding pyruvate, water dikinase regulatory protein, producing the protein MLDAAPAPLVPANRTVFFVSDGTGITAETFGHSVLTQFELRFKQVRLPFIDTLDKAYDATRKINEACVADGKLPIVFSTLVKADLSKVIQQAKAMHMDLFQTFVEPLERELGVKSTHTIGRTHNTANTDEYKNRIEAINFSLAHDDGQSHKNLADADVILVGVSRSGKTPTSLYLAMQFGVKAANYPLIPEDFERDKLPSGLLPFKQKIFGLTIAADRLSEIRNERRPGSKYAALANCRYEVNEAEKIMRREGIRWMSSTTKSIEEIAATILQDIKPDIRTF; encoded by the coding sequence ATGCTAGATGCCGCTCCCGCCCCGCTGGTCCCAGCCAATCGCACCGTATTCTTCGTTTCCGACGGCACCGGCATCACCGCCGAGACCTTCGGCCACTCGGTGCTGACCCAGTTCGAGCTGCGCTTCAAGCAAGTGCGCCTGCCGTTCATCGACACCCTGGACAAAGCCTACGACGCCACCCGCAAGATCAACGAGGCATGCGTGGCGGACGGCAAGCTGCCGATCGTGTTTTCGACGCTGGTCAAGGCCGACCTGTCGAAAGTGATCCAGCAGGCCAAGGCCATGCACATGGACCTGTTCCAGACTTTTGTAGAACCGCTGGAAAGGGAACTGGGCGTCAAGTCCACCCATACCATCGGCCGCACCCACAACACGGCCAATACCGACGAATACAAGAACCGTATCGAAGCCATCAATTTCTCGCTGGCGCATGACGACGGCCAGTCGCACAAGAACCTGGCCGACGCCGATGTGATCCTGGTCGGCGTCTCGCGTTCCGGCAAGACCCCGACCAGCCTCTACCTGGCGATGCAGTTCGGCGTCAAGGCCGCCAACTACCCCCTGATTCCGGAAGATTTCGAACGCGACAAACTGCCGAGCGGGCTGCTACCGTTCAAGCAAAAGATTTTCGGCCTGACCATTGCCGCCGACCGCCTGTCGGAAATCCGCAACGAACGCCGCCCTGGCAGCAAATATGCGGCGCTGGCGAACTGCCGTTATGAAGTGAACGAAGCGGAAAAGATCATGCGGCGCGAAGGGATACGCTGGATGTCGTCGACCACCAAGTCGATCGAAGAAATCGCGGCGACGATTCTGCAGGATATCAAGCCGGATATACGGACATTCTAG
- the guaB gene encoding IMP dehydrogenase, translating into MRLLQKALTFDDVLLVPAYSDVLPKDTTLKTRLTRNIDINIPLLSAAMDTVTEARLAIAMAQEGGIGIIHKNLTAQEQAREVSKVKRFESGVVRDPITIPPNMRIREVIALSEQHGISGFPVVDGNRLVGIITNRDLRFEEELDAEVSAKMTPREKLVYVKDGADLSEAKRLMNKHRLERVMVVNDAFELRGLITVKDIQKSTSHPLASKDSQGKLRVGAAVGVGADNEERIELLVKAGVDVIVVDTAHGHSKGVLDRVKWVKQNFPQVEVIGGNIATAAAAKALADHGADGVKVGIGPGSICTTRIVAGVGVPQISAIANVAQALKGTGIPCIADGGIRFSGDIAKALAAGASTVMMGSMFAGTEEAPGEVILFQGRSYKSYRGMGSLGAMSDGSADRYFQDSANKADKFVPEGIEGRVPYKGSVLTILYQLIGGVRSSMGYCGCATIDELREKAEFVEITSAGMRESHVHDVQITKEAPNYRTD; encoded by the coding sequence ATGCGTCTACTTCAGAAAGCACTCACGTTCGATGACGTGCTGTTGGTCCCCGCTTATTCGGACGTCCTCCCCAAAGACACCACCCTTAAAACACGCCTGACCCGCAATATCGATATCAACATTCCGTTGCTGTCGGCTGCGATGGACACCGTGACTGAAGCGCGGCTGGCGATCGCCATGGCGCAAGAGGGCGGTATCGGCATCATCCACAAGAACCTGACCGCGCAGGAACAGGCGCGCGAAGTCTCCAAGGTCAAGCGTTTCGAATCCGGCGTGGTGCGTGACCCGATCACGATTCCGCCCAACATGCGCATCCGTGAAGTGATCGCCTTGTCGGAACAGCACGGCATCAGCGGTTTCCCGGTGGTCGACGGCAACCGCCTGGTCGGCATCATCACCAACCGCGACCTGCGTTTTGAAGAGGAGCTGGACGCCGAAGTCAGCGCCAAGATGACGCCGCGCGAGAAGCTGGTCTACGTCAAGGACGGCGCCGACCTGTCGGAAGCCAAGCGCCTGATGAACAAGCACCGTCTGGAACGCGTAATGGTGGTTAACGACGCTTTCGAGCTGCGCGGCCTGATCACCGTCAAGGATATCCAGAAATCGACCTCGCACCCGCTGGCCTCCAAGGACAGCCAGGGCAAGCTGCGCGTAGGCGCCGCGGTCGGCGTCGGCGCCGATAACGAAGAACGCATCGAGCTGCTGGTGAAAGCCGGCGTCGACGTCATCGTGGTCGATACCGCGCACGGCCACTCCAAGGGTGTGCTGGATCGTGTCAAATGGGTCAAGCAGAATTTCCCGCAGGTGGAAGTCATTGGCGGCAATATCGCTACCGCAGCCGCTGCCAAGGCGCTGGCTGACCACGGCGCCGACGGCGTCAAGGTCGGCATCGGCCCTGGCTCGATCTGCACCACGCGGATCGTGGCCGGCGTCGGCGTGCCGCAGATTTCCGCCATCGCCAATGTCGCGCAAGCGCTCAAGGGCACAGGCATTCCATGCATCGCCGACGGCGGCATCCGCTTTTCGGGCGACATCGCCAAGGCGCTGGCCGCCGGCGCCTCGACCGTGATGATGGGCAGCATGTTCGCCGGCACCGAAGAAGCGCCGGGCGAAGTGATCTTGTTCCAGGGCCGCAGCTACAAGTCGTACCGCGGCATGGGCAGCCTGGGCGCGATGTCGGACGGTTCCGCCGACCGCTACTTCCAGGATTCGGCCAACAAGGCTGACAAGTTCGTGCCGGAAGGTATTGAAGGCCGGGTGCCTTACAAGGGTAGCGTGCTGACCATCTTGTACCAGCTGATCGGCGGCGTGCGTTCTTCCATGGGCTACTGTGGCTGTGCGACGATCGACGAACTGCGCGAAAAAGCTGAATTCGTGGAAATCACTTCAGCCGGCATGCGCGAGTCGCATGTCCATGACGTCCAGATTACCAAGGAAGCGCCTAACTATCGGACTGATTGA
- the smpB gene encoding SsrA-binding protein SmpB translates to MSIIDNKKVFHDYFIEERFEAGMELHGWEVKSIRAGRANLKEAYVIVRNGEIYLFGAHISALLSASSHVHPEAVRTRKLLLHAEEIKKLIVKVERSGYTLVPINLHYLRGRIKCEIGLAKGKKQHDKRDTERQRDGEREVQAAMKQHRR, encoded by the coding sequence ATGAGCATTATTGACAACAAAAAAGTCTTCCACGACTACTTCATCGAAGAGCGTTTCGAGGCCGGCATGGAGCTGCATGGCTGGGAAGTGAAGTCCATCCGCGCCGGACGCGCCAACCTGAAAGAAGCCTACGTCATCGTCCGCAACGGCGAAATTTACCTGTTCGGCGCCCATATCAGCGCCCTGCTCAGCGCCTCCAGCCACGTCCATCCGGAAGCGGTGCGCACCCGCAAGCTGCTGCTGCACGCCGAGGAAATCAAGAAACTGATCGTCAAGGTCGAACGCTCCGGTTACACGCTGGTGCCGATCAACCTGCACTACCTGCGCGGCCGCATCAAATGCGAAATCGGCCTGGCCAAGGGAAAAAAACAGCATGACAAGCGCGACACCGAGCGGCAACGCGACGGCGAACGGGAAGTCCAGGCTGCGATGAAACAGCACCGGCGTTGA
- a CDS encoding RnfH family protein, which produces MTEAAAGEIQIQVCYASPGVQALKQLSVPAGTLLHEGIKRSGLLEEIREIDLSCWRVGIYGKLKTLDTVLRDQDRVEIYRPLIADPMESRRKRADKKAR; this is translated from the coding sequence ATGACTGAGGCGGCCGCCGGCGAAATACAGATACAGGTCTGCTACGCCAGCCCCGGCGTGCAGGCCCTGAAGCAGCTGTCGGTGCCAGCCGGGACGCTGCTGCACGAAGGCATCAAGCGCAGCGGCCTGCTGGAAGAAATACGCGAAATCGACCTCAGCTGCTGGCGCGTCGGCATCTACGGCAAGCTGAAGACGCTCGATACCGTGCTGCGCGACCAGGACCGGGTTGAAATCTACCGTCCGCTGATCGCCGATCCGATGGAGTCGCGCCGCAAGCGGGCCGATAAAAAAGCCCGCTGA
- a CDS encoding tetratricopeptide repeat protein — protein sequence MNTIQLIQQAYKDFQNGNAGHAERSLKDILKNQPQNFDALHILGVICAATGQRNEAAQLFGQALALDGKNVSLHYKLARVQFESGQFEAALRAYEKIIALGYVKPEILLAKAVTLLSLQRRQEALDCIEQTLSAWPDYADGWAHKGALLYQLQQHEEALVHFDRALALQPAMADSWYKKSLALDKLERYADALASLDRALALAPKTAAYWLDRAVILHKLERYAESLSDNETGLALAPGNAEAWGDHGLTLSRMNGHQQALDSYQRAIGLQAGYADALSNQSLSQLVLGQFEAGWQSYEYRWKKGNADFPRHTGIPLWLGQQAIGGKRILLWSEQGLGDTIQFCRYAVLVAALGAEVVLEVDPALKAIAQTMGDFQVIAIGEVFAPVDCQTPLMSLPLVFKTELATIPAPPSYFTADARKKESWRKRQDFAGGKLKIGLVGSGNAGNTNDHRRSMPLQEFAPLLQLDGVDFFLVQKDIRASDHAYVQQTPRLQLVAHDIGGFDDTAAIIANLDLVISVDTSVAHLSGALGVPVWILLPWVPDWRWLLDREDSPWYPSARLFRQKQAGDWQSPILRVAESLHVLLDNQASI from the coding sequence ATGAATACGATTCAACTTATCCAGCAAGCATACAAGGATTTCCAGAACGGAAATGCCGGCCATGCCGAACGCTCGCTCAAGGACATCCTGAAGAACCAGCCGCAGAACTTCGACGCCCTGCATATCCTCGGCGTCATCTGCGCCGCCACCGGCCAGCGCAACGAAGCGGCGCAGCTGTTCGGGCAAGCGCTGGCGCTGGACGGCAAGAATGTCTCGCTGCACTACAAGCTGGCCCGGGTACAGTTTGAATCAGGCCAGTTCGAAGCCGCACTGCGCGCTTATGAAAAAATCATCGCCTTGGGATATGTCAAGCCCGAGATCCTGCTGGCCAAGGCCGTGACCCTGCTCAGCCTGCAGCGCCGCCAGGAAGCGCTGGACTGCATCGAACAGACGCTGTCCGCATGGCCCGACTACGCCGACGGCTGGGCCCACAAGGGCGCCCTGCTGTATCAGTTGCAGCAGCATGAAGAAGCGCTGGTTCATTTCGACCGCGCGCTGGCGCTGCAGCCGGCCATGGCCGACAGCTGGTATAAAAAAAGCCTGGCGCTGGACAAGCTGGAGCGTTATGCCGACGCCCTTGCCAGCCTCGACCGCGCCCTCGCACTGGCGCCGAAAACCGCTGCCTACTGGCTCGACCGCGCGGTCATCCTGCACAAGCTGGAACGCTATGCCGAATCCCTGAGCGACAATGAAACCGGCCTGGCGCTGGCGCCCGGCAACGCCGAAGCATGGGGCGACCACGGCCTGACCCTGAGCCGCATGAACGGCCACCAGCAAGCGCTCGACAGCTACCAGCGCGCCATCGGCCTGCAGGCCGGCTACGCGGATGCGCTGTCGAATCAGTCGCTGTCGCAACTGGTGCTGGGGCAGTTCGAGGCCGGCTGGCAGAGCTATGAATACCGATGGAAAAAAGGCAATGCGGATTTTCCGCGCCATACCGGAATTCCCCTGTGGCTGGGCCAGCAAGCCATCGGCGGCAAGCGCATCTTGTTATGGTCGGAACAGGGCTTGGGCGACACTATCCAGTTTTGCCGCTACGCCGTCCTGGTCGCGGCTCTAGGGGCCGAGGTAGTGCTGGAGGTCGATCCTGCGCTGAAAGCAATCGCCCAGACAATGGGGGATTTCCAGGTGATCGCCATCGGTGAAGTGTTCGCGCCGGTCGACTGCCAGACGCCGTTGATGAGCCTGCCGCTGGTGTTCAAGACCGAGCTGGCGACCATCCCGGCCCCGCCCTCTTATTTCACAGCCGATGCGAGGAAAAAAGAAAGCTGGAGAAAACGCCAGGATTTCGCCGGCGGCAAACTGAAAATCGGCCTGGTCGGCTCAGGCAACGCAGGCAATACCAACGATCACAGGCGCTCCATGCCGCTGCAGGAATTCGCACCGCTGCTGCAACTGGATGGCGTGGATTTTTTCCTGGTGCAGAAAGACATCAGGGCTTCGGATCACGCCTATGTGCAGCAAACGCCAAGACTGCAGCTGGTCGCCCACGACATTGGCGGTTTCGACGACACGGCAGCGATCATTGCCAATCTCGACCTGGTCATCAGCGTCGACACCTCCGTCGCCCATCTGAGCGGCGCCTTGGGAGTGCCGGTCTGGATCCTGCTGCCTTGGGTGCCGGACTGGCGCTGGCTGCTGGATCGCGAGGATAGCCCGTGGTATCCGAGTGCAAGGTTGTTCCGGCAAAAACAGGCCGGTGACTGGCAAAGTCCGATACTGCGCGTAGCCGAATCCTTACATGTCTTGCTAGACAACCAGGCTAGCATCTGA
- a CDS encoding NfeD family protein, giving the protein MAGWVMWMLAAGLLVVMELFTTTLYLLMVAIGLAVGGVAALIGWGVEWQLLVAAVVALVATYLLRRSKFGRRTKVQAERDPNVNLDIGQSITVEQWQQDAGAAGYTARVKYRGAMWDVELAPTANADGGLFFIQEIRGSRLIVGNSPGQH; this is encoded by the coding sequence ATGGCCGGATGGGTGATGTGGATGTTGGCGGCTGGTTTGCTGGTGGTGATGGAACTGTTCACTACGACCTTGTATTTGCTGATGGTGGCGATTGGCCTTGCCGTGGGCGGCGTCGCCGCGCTGATCGGGTGGGGCGTGGAATGGCAGTTGCTGGTTGCCGCCGTGGTGGCCCTGGTTGCCACTTACCTTTTGCGGCGGAGCAAATTCGGCCGCCGCACCAAGGTCCAGGCTGAGCGCGACCCGAATGTCAATCTCGACATCGGGCAATCGATCACGGTCGAACAATGGCAGCAGGATGCCGGGGCGGCCGGTTATACGGCGCGCGTCAAGTATCGCGGCGCGATGTGGGATGTCGAACTGGCGCCGACGGCAAATGCGGATGGGGGGCTGTTTTTCATTCAGGAAATACGCGGCAGCCGGCTAATTGTCGGCAACAGCCCGGGCCAGCACTGA
- a CDS encoding DUF4124 domain-containing protein, with protein MNAIRLKHVFSATAATVLLSLATSALAQFVWLDEKGVKQYSDMPPPSSVPNKRILKTPSQSLPRGAAEEEPGAAADAAADSKPEAKAPPTVAEQNAAFQKRKTELAEKNKKAEQEAKLASSKAENCARARANQRTLDSGARVAQTDANGQRSFMSDQQRAQQNAQNRETLNDCQ; from the coding sequence ATGAATGCAATCCGCCTGAAACATGTCTTTTCCGCCACCGCGGCAACGGTCTTGCTCAGCCTGGCGACTTCCGCCCTGGCGCAATTCGTGTGGCTGGATGAAAAAGGCGTGAAACAGTATTCAGACATGCCGCCGCCCTCCTCGGTGCCGAACAAGCGCATCCTGAAAACGCCGAGCCAAAGCCTGCCGCGCGGCGCCGCCGAAGAAGAACCGGGAGCCGCCGCCGACGCTGCCGCCGACAGCAAGCCGGAAGCAAAAGCACCGCCGACCGTCGCTGAGCAAAACGCCGCATTCCAGAAACGCAAGACCGAACTGGCAGAGAAGAACAAGAAAGCCGAGCAGGAAGCCAAGCTGGCCTCCAGCAAGGCTGAAAATTGCGCCCGTGCCCGCGCCAACCAGCGCACCCTGGATTCCGGCGCAAGGGTTGCCCAGACCGACGCCAACGGCCAGCGCTCATTCATGAGCGACCAGCAGCGAGCGCAGCAAAATGCACAGAACCGGGAAACCTTGAACGATTGCCAATAA
- the ppsA gene encoding phosphoenolpyruvate synthase has protein sequence MTDVDSVGGKNASLGEMISQLAGAGVRVPGGFATTAQAFRDFLSHSTDGGPALADRIAERLATLNIEDVRALAQAGAEIRQWIVETPFQPRLEQEITDFYKRLVADSASEMSFAVRSSATAEDLPDASFAGQQETFLNVVGIENVLEAMKHVFASLYNDRAISYRVHKGFTHAEVALSAGVQRMVRSDVGAAGVMFTLDTESGFKDVVFITSSYGLGETVVQGAVNPDEFYVHKPMLEQGKLPIIRRNIGSKLIKMEFTGEAKAGLSVKTVDVPIELRNRYSLNDSEIVELAKYATIIEKHYERPMDIEWGKDGRDGKLYILQARPETVKSQEKSTDAQQRFKLKGIGNVLTHGRAIGQKIGAGRVRVIHDASEMERVQPGDVLVADMTDPNWEPVMKRASAIVTNRGGRTCHAAIIARELGVPAVVGCGDATDVLKDGTLVTVSCAEGDEGKIYDGLLETEVTEVARGALPELPLKIMMNVGNPQLAFDFQSIPNGGVGLARLEFIINNNIGVHPRAILEYPNIDADLKKAVESVARGHASPKAFYVDKLAEGIATIAAAFWPKKVIVRLSDFKSNEYKKLIGGSRYEPDEENPMLGFRGAARYLAADFAEAFEMECQAMKRVRNDMGLTNVEIMVPFVRTLGQAEKVIGLLGKNGLVRGENDLRVIMMCEVPSNAILADQFLDYFDGFSIGSNDLTQLTLGLDRDSGMELLAADFDERDPAILALLEKVIATCLAKGKYVGICGQGPSDHPDFAEWLMKQGIESISLNPDSVIDTWQKLAAAQ, from the coding sequence ATGACGGATGTCGATTCCGTCGGCGGCAAGAACGCATCGCTGGGTGAAATGATCAGCCAGCTGGCCGGCGCCGGAGTACGGGTGCCGGGCGGTTTTGCCACCACGGCGCAAGCCTTCCGCGATTTCCTGTCGCACAGCACGGATGGCGGTCCAGCCCTGGCCGATCGCATAGCCGAACGCCTGGCGACCCTCAACATCGAGGACGTGCGGGCCCTGGCGCAAGCCGGCGCCGAGATCCGTCAATGGATCGTGGAGACACCTTTCCAGCCACGCCTGGAGCAGGAAATCACCGATTTCTACAAGCGCCTGGTGGCTGATTCCGCCAGCGAGATGTCGTTCGCCGTGCGTTCTTCCGCCACTGCGGAAGACTTGCCGGATGCGTCGTTTGCAGGCCAGCAGGAAACCTTCCTCAACGTGGTCGGCATTGAAAATGTGCTGGAAGCGATGAAGCACGTGTTCGCCTCGCTGTATAACGACCGCGCCATCTCTTACCGCGTGCACAAGGGTTTTACCCACGCCGAAGTGGCGTTGTCGGCCGGCGTCCAGCGCATGGTCCGTTCCGATGTCGGCGCTGCCGGCGTCATGTTCACCCTGGATACCGAATCGGGCTTCAAGGATGTGGTCTTCATCACTTCCAGCTACGGCCTGGGCGAAACCGTGGTGCAGGGCGCGGTCAATCCCGACGAATTCTACGTGCATAAGCCGATGCTGGAACAGGGCAAGCTGCCTATCATCCGCCGCAACATCGGCTCCAAGCTGATCAAGATGGAATTCACCGGCGAAGCCAAGGCCGGCCTGTCGGTCAAGACCGTTGACGTGCCTATCGAGTTGCGCAACCGCTATTCGCTGAACGACAGCGAAATCGTCGAGCTGGCCAAATACGCCACCATCATCGAGAAGCACTACGAGCGTCCGATGGATATCGAATGGGGCAAGGACGGCCGCGACGGCAAGCTGTACATCTTGCAGGCGCGTCCGGAAACCGTGAAGTCGCAGGAAAAATCGACCGACGCCCAGCAGCGTTTCAAACTCAAGGGCATCGGCAACGTGCTGACCCACGGCCGCGCCATCGGCCAGAAGATCGGCGCCGGCCGCGTGCGTGTGATCCATGACGCTTCCGAAATGGAGCGGGTGCAGCCGGGCGACGTACTGGTGGCCGACATGACCGATCCTAACTGGGAACCGGTGATGAAGCGTGCTTCGGCGATCGTCACCAACCGTGGCGGACGTACTTGCCACGCCGCGATCATTGCGCGCGAACTAGGCGTGCCGGCGGTAGTCGGCTGCGGCGACGCCACCGATGTGCTGAAAGACGGCACATTGGTTACCGTTTCCTGCGCCGAAGGCGACGAAGGCAAGATCTACGACGGCCTGCTGGAAACCGAAGTCACGGAAGTGGCGCGCGGCGCACTGCCTGAGCTGCCGTTGAAGATCATGATGAACGTCGGCAATCCGCAGCTGGCGTTCGACTTCCAGTCGATCCCGAACGGCGGCGTTGGCCTGGCGCGGCTGGAATTCATCATCAACAACAACATCGGCGTGCATCCGCGTGCGATCCTGGAATACCCGAACATTGACGCCGACCTGAAGAAGGCGGTGGAATCCGTAGCGCGCGGCCATGCTTCGCCCAAGGCTTTCTACGTCGACAAGCTGGCGGAAGGGATCGCCACCATCGCCGCAGCGTTCTGGCCGAAAAAAGTCATCGTGCGCCTGTCCGACTTCAAGTCGAACGAGTACAAGAAACTGATCGGCGGTTCGCGCTACGAGCCGGATGAAGAAAACCCGATGCTCGGTTTCCGCGGCGCTGCCCGTTACCTGGCGGCCGATTTTGCCGAAGCATTCGAAATGGAATGCCAGGCGATGAAACGCGTGCGTAACGACATGGGCCTGACCAACGTCGAGATCATGGTGCCCTTCGTCCGTACCCTCGGCCAGGCTGAGAAGGTCATCGGCCTGCTGGGCAAGAACGGCCTGGTGCGCGGTGAAAACGACTTGCGCGTCATCATGATGTGCGAAGTGCCGTCGAACGCCATCCTGGCCGACCAGTTCCTGGATTACTTCGACGGTTTCTCGATCGGCTCCAACGACCTGACCCAGCTGACCCTGGGCCTGGACCGCGATTCCGGCATGGAATTGCTGGCGGCCGATTTCGACGAGCGCGATCCGGCTATCCTGGCCTTGCTGGAGAAGGTCATTGCGACGTGCCTGGCCAAAGGCAAGTACGTCGGCATCTGCGGCCAAGGCCCATCGGACCATCCTGATTTTGCCGAGTGGCTGATGAAGCAGGGGATTGAATCGATTTCGCTGAATCCGGATTCGGTGATTGATACCTGGCAGAAGCTGGCAGCCGCGCAATAA
- a CDS encoding SPFH domain-containing protein has product MFGSVSLVLLVIVIIFIAKTIKVVPQQHAWVVERLGKYHATLGPGLSIVVPFIDRVAYKHILKEIPLDVPPQVCITRDNTQLQVDGILYFQITDPMRASYGSSNYIAAITQLAQTTLRSVIGKMELDKTFEERDHINTTIVNAIDESAANWGVKVLRYEIKDLTPPKEILHAMQAQITAEREKRALIAASEGRKQEQINIATGEREASIAKSEGEKQASINRAQGQAAAILSIAEASAEAIRKTAAAIQSPGGSDAVNLKVAEQYVAAFGQLAKTNNSIIVPANLGDISGLIATALQVVKSQTKS; this is encoded by the coding sequence ATGTTCGGAAGCGTCTCGTTAGTCCTGCTGGTGATAGTCATTATCTTTATCGCCAAAACGATCAAAGTGGTACCGCAGCAGCATGCGTGGGTGGTAGAACGCCTGGGCAAGTACCATGCAACTCTGGGGCCGGGGCTGAGCATCGTGGTGCCGTTCATCGACCGCGTCGCCTACAAGCACATCCTGAAGGAAATCCCGCTGGATGTGCCGCCGCAGGTTTGCATCACCCGCGACAACACCCAGTTGCAGGTGGACGGCATCCTGTATTTCCAGATTACCGACCCGATGCGCGCTTCTTACGGTTCGTCCAACTACATTGCCGCGATCACGCAACTGGCGCAGACCACCTTGCGTTCGGTGATCGGCAAGATGGAACTGGACAAGACTTTCGAAGAGCGCGATCACATCAACACCACGATCGTTAACGCGATTGACGAATCGGCCGCCAACTGGGGTGTCAAGGTGCTGCGTTATGAAATCAAGGACCTGACGCCGCCGAAGGAAATCCTGCATGCGATGCAGGCGCAGATTACCGCCGAACGCGAGAAGCGGGCGCTGATCGCCGCTTCTGAGGGCCGCAAGCAGGAGCAGATCAATATCGCGACCGGTGAACGCGAAGCGTCGATCGCCAAATCCGAAGGCGAGAAGCAGGCGTCCATCAACCGTGCCCAGGGTCAGGCCGCGGCGATCTTGTCGATTGCCGAAGCCAGCGCCGAGGCTATCCGCAAGACTGCGGCTGCGATCCAGTCGCCAGGCGGTTCGGATGCCGTCAACCTGAAAGTGGCTGAGCAATATGTGGCGGCCTTCGGGCAATTGGCGAAGACCAATAATTCGATCATCGTGCCGGCCAATCTGGGCGATATCAGCGGCTTGATTGCTACGGCGCTGCAAGTGGTCAAATCCCAGACCAAGTCTTAA
- a CDS encoding type II toxin-antitoxin system RatA family toxin yields the protein MAVVHKTVLLGYSAEQMFALVDRVEDYPQFLPWCGGVDVRERDAGKLVATLNIHYHGIKQSFTTENTNTPPTNMQMRLVEGPFKQLDGNWNFKALRADACKIEFDLHYEFSNRILEKLIGPVFSMIANSFVDSFCKRADAVYGRHD from the coding sequence ATGGCAGTAGTGCATAAAACGGTTCTTTTGGGATATAGCGCTGAACAGATGTTTGCGCTGGTCGACCGGGTCGAAGACTACCCGCAATTCCTGCCGTGGTGCGGCGGGGTGGATGTGCGTGAACGCGATGCCGGCAAGCTGGTGGCGACGCTGAATATACATTACCACGGCATCAAGCAATCGTTTACTACGGAAAACACCAACACGCCGCCCACCAACATGCAGATGCGGCTGGTGGAGGGGCCTTTCAAGCAGCTCGACGGCAACTGGAACTTCAAGGCGCTGCGGGCCGACGCCTGCAAGATCGAATTCGACCTGCACTACGAATTCTCCAACCGCATCCTGGAAAAGCTGATCGGGCCGGTATTCAGCATGATCGCCAACAGTTTTGTCGATTCCTTCTGCAAACGCGCCGATGCGGTGTACGGCCGCCATGACTGA